The following proteins come from a genomic window of Purpureocillium takamizusanense chromosome 13, complete sequence:
- a CDS encoding uncharacterized protein (COG:E~TransMembrane:12 (i65-86o98-116i162-182o188-206i218-236o256-277i298-321o347-369i398-418o424-448i469-488o500-519i)~EggNog:ENOG503P1CB), with amino-acid sequence MMLHLIPEPALQGKTNGARESISVAEDYHDQISAINNHSTRSTYHDARDMQRMGLDQKFVRQFRFLSFVSFVAVATAIWEITLFTVTPGLTNGGRPGLLYAVLWNFLGFGPIYLSLAEMASIAPIAGAQYHWVSEFAPERCQKVLSYLTGWISTLAWQSGNVLGVFLAATITQAIIIVNAPTYESPRWHATVLVIGVIGYTLFANVFGSRLLPRIQNLLFVVHIMVYFALIIPIWVNAPRTTSAEVWTRLSNAGGWSGLPLSVLIGQVSGVFTQVGVDTAAHMSEEVRDAAMAVPRAIISVYIFNFCLIFLAMITLCYHILDVGTAVTDPTAYPVIYVLRQAISQTWLTTILAFTVFLLTFADISYLATVSRDLFAFARDDGLPFSNWISRVDSSRNMPLNACILTCVTSICLALIYLGSPVAFYAFTSLNIVALLQCYNISIGCVLWRRIRHPTTLPKARFSLGKLGIPINIAAIVYSSWAFFWCFWPQYYPITAANFNWSSVIFTSVLLGSLFYYFIWGRWKYVGPVVRVEGRKVR; translated from the exons ATGATGCTTCACCTCATTCCAGAACCGGCGTTACAGGGGAAGACAAACGGCGCCCGCGAATCCATCTCCGTTGCGGAGGACTACCATGATCAAATTTCGGCAATCAATAACcactcgacgcgctcgactTATCATGACGCACGCGACATGCAGCGAATGGGACTCGACCAGAAATTCGTCCGGCAGTTCCGCTTCCTTTCCTTCGTTTCATTCGTGGCAGTGGCGACAGCGATTTGGGAAATCACCCTTTTCACTGTCACCCCAGGTCTTACAAATGGGGGACGCCCTGGCCTGCTTTACGCGGTGCTCTGGAACTTTCTCGGATTTGGCCCTATATACCTGAGCTTGGCCGAAATGGCCAGTATAGCACCTATCGCTGGGGCTCAATATCACTGGGTCAGTGAATTTGCGCCCGAAAGATGTCAGAAAGTTCTTAGCTATTTAACGGG ATGGATCTCAACACTGGCGTGGCAGTCCGGGAATGTCCTGGGAGTCTTTCTCGCGGCGACAATCACACAAGCGATCATCATAGTCAACGCACCAACCTACGAGTCTCCACGTTGGCACGCTACAGTCCTCGTGATCGGTGTGATAGGGTATACACTCTTCGCCAATGTTTTTGGCTCGAGACTATTGCCTCGCATCCAAAATCTACTCTTCGTCGTTCACATTATGGTCTATTTTGCGCTCATCATACCTATATGGGTCAACGCCCCTAGAACAACATCGGCTGAAGTCTGGACTAGGCTAAGCAATGCGGGAGGCTGGTCAGGCCTGCCACTTTCTGTGCTGATTGGACAAGTTTCTGGTGTATTTACGCAAGTCGGTGTCGACACG GCAGCACACATGTCTGAAGAAGTCAGAGatgcggccatggccgtaCCTCGGGCGATCATTAGCGTCTATATTTTCAACTTCTGCCTTATTTTCCTGGCCATGATCACTCTTTGCTATCACATCCTCGACGTTGGTACTGCTGTTACAGATCCGACGGCGTATCCCGTCATTTACGTTCTTCGTCAGGCAATTTCACAGACCTGGCTGACCACAATACTCGCGTTCACTGTCTTTCTGCTCACTTTCGCCGACATCTCCTACCTCGCTACCGTTAGCCGGGATCTCTTTGCCTTTGCTCGCGATGACGGACTGCCATTCTCAAACTGGATTTCGCGAGTCGATAGCTCTCGCAATATGCCTCTCAATGCCTGTATACTCACCTGCGTTACGAGCATCTGCCTGGCACTCATATACCTAGGAAGTCCCGTCGCGTTTTACGCTTTCACCTCACTCAACATCGTCGCTTTGCTGCAATGCTACAATATCAGTATTGGCTGCGTATTATGGCGACGAATTCGTCATCCGACGACGCTCCCGAAGGCTCGATTCAGCCTGGGTAAGCTCGGCATCCCAATTAACATAGCTGCGATCGTCTATTCATCCTGGGCTTTCTTCTGGTGTTTTTGGCCCCAATACTATCCAATCACGGCGGCCAACTTCAACTGGTCATCTGTGATATTTACTTCGGTTCTGCTGGGTTCCTTGTTTTACTACTTCATTTGGGGCAGATGGAAGTACGTGGGTCCGGTTGTACGTGTAGAGGGTAGAAAGGTTCGTTAA
- a CDS encoding uncharacterized protein (COG:E~TransMembrane:7 (n4-12c20/21o30-53i74-97o123-145i174-194o200-224i245-264o276-295i)~EggNog:ENOG503P1CB): MVYFALIIPIWVNAPRTTSAEVWTRLSNAGGWSGLPLSVLIGQVSGVFTQVGVDTAAHMSEEVRDAAMAVPRAIISVYIFNFCLIFLAMITLCYHILDVGTAVTDPTAYPVIYVLRQAISQTWLTTILAFTVFLLTFADISYLATVSRDLFAFARDDGLPFSNWISRVDSSRNMPLNACILTCVTSICLALIYLGSPVAFYAFTSLNIVALLQCYNISIGCVLWRRIRHPTTLPKARFSLGKLGIPINIAAIVYSSWAFFWCFWPQYYPITAANFNWSSVIFTSVLLGSLFYYFIWGRWKYVGPVVRVEGRKVR, translated from the exons ATGGTCTATTTTGCGCTCATCATACCTATATGGGTCAACGCCCCTAGAACAACATCGGCTGAAGTCTGGACTAGGCTAAGCAATGCGGGAGGCTGGTCAGGCCTGCCACTTTCTGTGCTGATTGGACAAGTTTCTGGTGTATTTACGCAAGTCGGTGTCGACACG GCAGCACACATGTCTGAAGAAGTCAGAGatgcggccatggccgtaCCTCGGGCGATCATTAGCGTCTATATTTTCAACTTCTGCCTTATTTTCCTGGCCATGATCACTCTTTGCTATCACATCCTCGACGTTGGTACTGCTGTTACAGATCCGACGGCGTATCCCGTCATTTACGTTCTTCGTCAGGCAATTTCACAGACCTGGCTGACCACAATACTCGCGTTCACTGTCTTTCTGCTCACTTTCGCCGACATCTCCTACCTCGCTACCGTTAGCCGGGATCTCTTTGCCTTTGCTCGCGATGACGGACTGCCATTCTCAAACTGGATTTCGCGAGTCGATAGCTCTCGCAATATGCCTCTCAATGCCTGTATACTCACCTGCGTTACGAGCATCTGCCTGGCACTCATATACCTAGGAAGTCCCGTCGCGTTTTACGCTTTCACCTCACTCAACATCGTCGCTTTGCTGCAATGCTACAATATCAGTATTGGCTGCGTATTATGGCGACGAATTCGTCATCCGACGACGCTCCCGAAGGCTCGATTCAGCCTGGGTAAGCTCGGCATCCCAATTAACATAGCTGCGATCGTCTATTCATCCTGGGCTTTCTTCTGGTGTTTTTGGCCCCAATACTATCCAATCACGGCGGCCAACTTCAACTGGTCATCTGTGATATTTACTTCGGTTCTGCTGGGTTCCTTGTTTTACTACTTCATTTGGGGCAGATGGAAGTACGTGGGTCCGGTTGTACGTGTAGAGGGTAGAAAGGTTCGTTAA
- a CDS encoding uncharacterized protein (COG:M~EggNog:ENOG503NW1Y), which yields MTFGSSQKLSALSGTAADHDDGIVPNRDIWLDKPKPGTDDRESWLSFKNQVISMAQKLGLKGWELLPLGNGDAITVEQITDALTNFIYVVTPTAVVVDEHECSQRPQAVLLRIYGRHVEHLIDRESEFRVLRRLAGKELGPRLLGTFRNGRIEEYFEAAIALRPLDLCEPKASRRIARCLRELHDGIGLLPCERQDGPGVWKNWDQWLEKATEVATFVDNEAEKKTITSASHAWKTNGYVCGTTWTQFIEAVAKYRAYLNAAHGGEADMSKRLVLAHNDVHASNILRMQSQKDVSPLVRADQAGGRMMLIDYEYAGPNTRGYEFANHFREWTYDSHDPVCYLTRYPTREEQRRFIQAYLDHRPRCFNDDPTSPSDPVKNCPSSGSVGRALLEPTFSLIPGEPVTINARPCLVECGAVECEREGRVDRKVDELLEETRLWRPANNAHWVAWAMVQARIPGLINESDGRTSEGSTLEEAEQGGGTDNKFDFLRYAQEHALVFWGDMVQMGLVDATILPDALCARLRIVPN from the exons ATGACCTTCGGCTCTTCCCAGAAGCTCAGCGCTCTTtcaggcaccgccgccgatcATGACGATGGCATTGTCCCCAACCGTGACATCTGGCTTGACAAGCCCAAGCCTGGGACAGATGATCGCGAATCGTGGCTCAGCTTCAAGAACCAGGTAATCTCCATGGCTCAAAAACTAGGTCTCAAGGGCTGGGAACTCCTGCCTCTGGGgaacggcgacgccatcactGTTGAGCAAATCACCGACGCCTTGACCAACTTCATCTACGTGGTTACCCCTACTGCAGTTGTTGTCGATGAACATGAGTGTAGCCAGCGACCCCAGGCGGTCTTGCTCCGCATCTACGGAAGACATGTCGAACATCTCATCGATCGCGAAAGTGAGTTCAGAGTCCTTCGGAGGCTGGCCGGCAAGGAACTGGGCCCTCGACTTTTGGGAACGTTCAGGAACGGTCGCATCGAGGAGTATTTTGAGGCCGCCATAGCCCTCAGGCCCTTGGATCTTTGCGAACCGAAAGCGTCACGACGGATTGCGCGGTGCCTCAGAGAGTTGcacgacggcatcgggctGCTCCCTTGCGAGCGTCAAGACGGCCCAGGTGTCTGGAAGAATTGGGACCAGTGGCTCGAAAAGGCGACCGAAGTTGCCACCTTTGTCGACAATGAAGCGGAAAAGAAGACGATCACATCTGCCTCTCACGCTTGGAAGACGAATGGCTACGTCTGCGGAACGACGTGGACACAATTTATAGAGGCCGTGGCCAAGTACAGGGCCTATCTGAATGCGGCGCACGGAGGCGAAGCAGACATGAGcaagcgcctcgtcctcgcgcaTAACGAT GTGCATGCGAGCAACATTCTGCGCATGCAATCACAGAAAGATGTCTCGCCACTCGTCCGGGCTGACCAGGCGGGGGGACGAATGATGCTGATCGATTACGAATACGCGGGACCAAACACGCGCGGATACGAGTTCGCCAACCATTTCAGAGAGTGGACATATGATAGCCACGACCCCGTTTGTTACCTCACGCGATACCCTACCAGAGAAGAGCAGCGGCGGTTCATCCAGGCCTATCTCGACCACAGGCCACGTTGTTTCAACGACGACCCAACTTCTCCGTCCGATCCCGTTAAGAATTGCCCTTCGTCCGGTAGTGTTGGGAGGGCACTGCTTGAGCCCACATTCTCATTGATACCCGGCGAGCCCGTCACGATTAATGCACGACCTTGTCTTGTCGAGTGTGGTGCTGTCGAATGCGAGCGTGAGGGGCGGGTAGATCGGaaagtcgacgagctgcttgaGGAGACACGCCTTTGGCGCCCGGCGAACAACGCCCACTGGGTTGCTTGGGCCATGGTTCAAGCCAGGATTCCTGGCCTTATCAATGAGAGCGACGGACGTACCAGCGAGGGGTCGACCCTCGAAGAAGCCGAGCAAGGCGGCGGGACCGATAATAAGTTCGACTTCTTGCGCTACGCGCAGGAGCATGCCCTCGTCTTCTGGGGTGACATGGTGCAGATGGGCTTGGTCGATGCCACGATCCTGCCTGATGCGCTGTGCGCAAGATTGAGGATTGTGCCCAACTAA
- a CDS encoding uncharacterized protein (COG:S~EggNog:ENOG503NZIX) yields the protein MDKPTILIVPGGFTLPELYDNVVAHVTREGFSIEALRLPSVGYKTDTPGTMQDDAAFIASEVSRHAEAGRKIVLVAHSYGGIPATESTRGLSTADRQRQGKPGGLVRLAYISCIILPVGESDASVIMPDNMMPRASPFEIRLDEDGWLHQVDASAAAANIFNDLPTKQEAERWANMSTRHSGSTFPATLSHAGFKDVPVSYLLCTKDLAQEPDLQRASVAMMEKQMGGGRIAVREIESGHAPNATRPREVADWIVAMARLSLAA from the exons ATGGACAAACCCACAATATTGATCGTGCCAGGCGGCTTCACGTTGCCCGAACTGTACGacaacgtcgtcgcccatgtCACCCGCGAGGGTTTCTCGATCGAGGCGCTCCGCCTGCCCAGCGTCGGCTACAAGACTGACACTCCGGGCACCAtgcaagacgacgccgccttcatcgcctCGGAGGTCTCAAGGCACGCAGAGGCTGGCAGGAAGatcgtgctcgtcgcccacTCGTACGGCGGCATACCCGCGACGGAGAGCACCAGGGGACTCAGCACGGCCGAcaggcagcggcagggcaaGCCGGGTGGTCTGGTGAGGCTGGCCTACATTTCGTGCATCATTCTGCCCGTCGGGGAGTCCGACGCCAGCGTCATCATGCCCGATAACATGATGCCTCGGGCATCGCCATTCGAGATTCGGCTCGAT GAGGATGGGTGGTTGCATCAGGTGGacgcctcggcagcggctgccaACATCTTCAACGATCTGCCCACCAAGCAAGAGGCCGAAAGGTGGGCCAACATGAGCACCCGTCATTCGGGCTCGACGTTTCCTGCCACTCTGAGCCACGCCGGGTTCAAAGACGTGCCCGTGTCATATCTGCTGTGCACCAAAGACCTCGCGCAGGAGCCCGACCTCCAGAGGGCAAGCGTTGCCATGATGGAAAAGCAAATGGGCGGTGGCAGGATCGCCGTGAGGGAAATCGAGTCTGGGCATGCGCCGAATGCAACTCGACCCAGGGAGGTGGCCGATTGGATTGTTGCCATGGCAAGGCTGTCGCTGGCAGCGTAA
- a CDS encoding uncharacterized protein (COG:O~EggNog:ENOG503P35W), with protein sequence MLNHPHRHTHKDQQQQQQQQLVLHICRSTTLPQTLSRNLKRPLVQLSKIIAQTRAMAFFPRNFYNPDASFAPLFRLLDEFDAYSRPASGSGSGNGNHRRESVLSIWQPKFDVRETVDEYELHGELPGVYKEQVQIEFTEPQTMVVRGRVERSYTSGTPPAAGLVKGAPASKAIAEGGDEQSHHATVEEEGEAPNTNTYSITDVASQKTDAATNREPSDTAKYWLSERTVGEFSRTFGFPGSIDQGAVTASFKDGILSIVVPKAKKQGSRQIAIN encoded by the coding sequence ATGCTTAACCATCCgcacagacacacacacaaagaccaacaacaacaacaacagcaacaactGGTTCTTCATATTTGCAGATCAACAACACTTCCTCAAACACTATCACGCAACCTGAAGCGACCCTTGGTCCAGCTGAGTAAAATTATTGCTCAAACGCGCGCAATGGCCTTCTTCCCACGCAACTTCTACAACCCCGACGCGTCTTTCGCGCCGCTCTTCCGCCTTCTCGACGAGTTTGACGCCTACTCCCGACCGGCTAGCGGAAGCGGAAGCGGAAACGGCAACCATCGGCGAGAATCAGTGCTGTCTATTTGGCAGCCCAAGTTTGACGTTCGCGAGACCGTCGACGAGTATGAGCTCCACGGCGAGCTCCCTGGAGTCTACAAGGAGCAGGTCCAGATTGAGTTCACAGAGCCGCAGACCATGGTTGTGCGTGGCCGCGTGGAACGATCGTACACGTCTGGCACACCACCCGCTGCTGGCCTTGTCAAGGGTGCTCCAGCGTCCAAGGCcattgccgagggcggcgatgagcaaTCGCATCACGCCActgtggaggaggagggcgaagcCCCCAACACCAACACCTACTCTATTACCGACGTCGCCAGCCAAAAGACCGATGCGGCCACCAACAGAGAGCCATCCGACACCGCCAAGTACTGGCTTTCGGAGCGCACCGTAGGAGAATTCTCCCGCACCTTTGGCTTCCCGGGCAGCATTGACCAGGGTGCTGTCACGGCTAGCTTCAAGGATGGAATCTTGAGCATTGTCGTACCCAAGGCAAAGAAGCAAGGATCTCGACAAATCGCCATCAACTGA
- a CDS encoding uncharacterized protein (TransMembrane:13 (o25-45i227-248o268-294i306-328o334-354i419-437o805-824i982-1005o1025-1047i1059-1083o1089-1110i1117-1137o1157-1181i)~EggNog:ENOG503PBDP~COG:Q) translates to MRRFFCQPWGLIYKNVLTTTVRRPAGFVLSTWFFPTTILALLLSIPSFLQSPDAVGISDASLIRPLADVVDKKLVIVRPPEVGKDVDSIIDTFTETLPKNRVALYRNESSLESVCLPNARGVSDCHAIVIFKDSPLTASSTREASHRNSSHTWQYIIRGDPARDNRARDFKKHKSDQEDVYLPLQLAINNAITNSTAVPETIMFAPEQQGEMEQSSMVTNAAIIARIYAFALVLVHFSIVYRLVSFITSERESGMSQLIDSMGGRSSIYSRVVSWAVITDLAALPTYIAMGFIYQRLAFPTQSAGIIIGWQVMNGFAINSSVIFAASFFSKARLSAVCVNFLLALLSIIAQMYASESKPHPQQSAVAALSLLFPSANNVYFTQQMSLWQLSGLPAAITEFPPEAAGLFSSSYKVSQSKLLNFLVIDIFLYLFAAMAMEKVIHGVHYRKRKFEPRSADSSRFALEVLSMTKTYSTASCLSRTCCCCCKGTRKRIAVVDGVTFQTQKGQITCLVGPNGSGKTTLLHMMAGFTNADRGSVSIKGAPSQIGICPQRNILWDTLTVAEHVKIWNIVKSGRSSPHELEQLIEQCDLAFKRNFRASSLSGGQKRKLQLACMFTGDSSICLVDECTSGLDPLSRRTIWEILLEQRAKRSIILTTHFLDEVDVLADYIVLLCKGTVKCQGIPAELKDLHSGGYKVSVPLAVSALGPNYPRAVHQDRAIYYVPSPAAASKVACSYLDAGITDVALAGPQFEDVFLNILQREAASQGSAASNMTDPSFKMSPGKATSSWKQFLALYRKRWTVLPRFWSPYLFALLVPLGLAYLAGGLLKEYEPPSCDALQDTSAMQRTMLKWNDSCTTSGDGCDQLLVSPEQANGTLFDLFTAGYVEFSNISLRSYSDFVSVQKSRKETLDLIARNTTRAGYGGIFTGTSTEAPTIAYRTLSSGEQSGSLLLGIWSQMQGGTEIRTTQELIPKMRKIADFNGIAYMLLFTLLQVLYPASFVLYPALEKARQVRAMQYANGIRPGPLWAAYTAFDLLWIAISSASMLLISAINVTFNGPIVILLPVLSLYGMTATLTGYVISHYTEGPLKAYLATVGVGMLSWVAMGFAVNLGDANSAAVTFGANLVLPIGNVFRSLLVGLNLMDAGCSRGNPVATSSLYGFAGPLLYLMIQVAALLLLVTVVEMGRSRSSLRWLIKKSAPQVQRPTDIELAFMPLSSPIILEDAVQEEKERAESSDQDSLRVLHVSKSFGTNRAVDDVTFGLSKGQVIALLGPNGAGKSTLVSMIQANVETDKGQITLCQEDNRNLASGRHLGVCPQFDASDLMSTRQQLSFYARVKGISDISGNVNYLLARLDLTSHRDTQVSKLSGGNKRKVMLAIALMGSPAVLVLDEPTTAMDAIAKRQFWNIVQDIAGDQSVLLTACIAFTHGRKDDSADTNIDAQHGGSRCTRHSHGHHGAATFSYWYDTSAS, encoded by the exons ATGCGCCGATTTTTTTGCCAGCCATGGGGCCTCATCTACAAAAATGTCCTCACAACCACTGTCCGACGTCCAGCTGGCTTTGTTCTCTCTACTTGGTTCTTTCCCACGACCATCCTTGCCCTCCTTTTGTCGATCCCGTCCTTCCTCCAGAGCCCCGATGCTGTCGGGATCTCGGACGCGTCCCTTATCCGCCCGTTGGCGGATGTAGTGGATaagaagctcgtcatcgtaCGACCACCAGAAGTCGGCAAGGATGTGGACAGCATCATTGACACCTTTACCGAAACCCTCCCGAAGAACAGGGTCGCCTTATACCGAAACGAATCCTCCTTGGAATCAGTGTGCCTACCGAACGCACGCGGAGTCAGCGACTGccacgccatcgtcatcttcaAAGATTCGCCTCTCACAGCCTCGTCAACGCGAGAAGCATCCCATCGAAACAGCAGCCACACGTGGCAATACATAATCCGCGGTGATCCTGCTCGGGACAACCGGGCGCGAGATTTCAAGAAACACAAGAGCGATCAGGAAGATGTATATTTACCATTGCAACTCGCCATCAATAATGCCATCACGaactcgacggcggtgcccgAGACTATCATGTTTGCACCCGAACAGCAAGGAGAAATGGAGCAGTCAAGCATGGTCACAAATGCGGCCATCATCGCGAGAATCTACGCGTTTGCCCTAGTCCTGGTCCACTTCAGCATTGTCTATCGTCTCGTTTCCTTCATCACGTCCGAAAGAGAATCTGGCATGTCTCAGCTCATCGACTCCATGGGCGGAAGGAGCTCCATATACAGCCGTGTCGTAAGCTGGGCCGTAATTACCGACCTGGCTGCTCTGCCAACTTACATAGCCATGGGCTTCATATACCAACGCCTAGCGTTCCCCACGCAGAGCGCTGGTATAATCATTGGGTGGCAAGTAATGAATGGCTTTGCGATCAACAGCTCTGTCATCTTTGCCGCCTCCTTCTTTTCCAAGGCGCGTCTATCTGCGGTTTGTGTCAATTTTCTACTCGCTCTACTGTCAATCATCGCGCAAATGTACGCCTCCGAAAGCAAACCACACCCCCAGCAGTCAGCAGTAGCAGCGTTGTCTCTGCTCTTTCCCAGCGCCAATAATGTCTACTTCACGCAACAAATGAGCCTCTGGCAACTCTCCGGGCTCCCGGCTGCCATCACCGAATTCCCGCCCGAGGCTGCGGGTCTGTTTTCTTCCTCATACAAGGTAAGCCAAAGCAAACTGCTGAACTTCCTAGTCATCGACATCTTCCTTTACCTTTTCGCAGCAATGGCAATGGAGAAGGTGATCCACGGGGTTCACTATCGAAAAAGGAAGTTTGAGCCTCGCTCTGCGGACTCTTCCAGATTTGCTCTGGAGGTCCTGTCAATGACAAAGACGTACTCCACCGCCAGTTGTCTGTCGCgaacctgctgctgctgctgcaaagGGACCCGGAAAAGGATTGCCGTAGTAGACGGCGTCACTTTTCAGACACAAAAGGGTCAGATCACATGCCTTGTAGGGCCCAATGGCTCCGGCAAAACGACACTTTTACACATGATGGCCGGGTTCACCAACGCCGACAGGGGCTCTGTCTCCATCAAAGGTGCTCCCTCACAGATCGGTATTTGCCCCCAGCGCAACATCCTTTGGGACACTTTGACGGTCGCGGAACATGTCAAGATCTGGAACATTGTCAAGTCCGGCCGTAGCTCGCCCCACGAACTCGAGCAACTGATAGAGCAATGCGACCTCGCCTTCAAGCGAAACTTCAGGGCAAGCAGCCTTAGCGGTGGTCAGAAGCGGAAGCTGCAGCTTGCGTGCATGTTTACTGGCGATTCTTCAATATGTCTCGTCGACGAATGCACATCTGGATTGGACCCCTTGTCTCGAAGGACAATCTGGGAAATTCTACTAGAGCAACGGGCAAAGCGAAGCATCATTCTCACCACGCACTTTTTGGATGAAGTTGACGTTCTTGCCGACTACATCGTCCTACTTTGCAAAGGAACGGTCAAATGTCAGGGTATACCAGCAGAGCTCAAGGACCTGCACAGTGGCGGGTATAAGGTTTCTGTGCCACTAGCGGTCTCTGCACTGGGACCCAACTATCCTCGCGCCGTTCACCAGGATAGGGCCATTTACTATGTGCCGAGCCCGGCTGCTGCATCAAAAGTCGCCTGCAGTTACCTCGACGCTGGTATCACAGACGTTGCATTGGCTGGGCCGCAGTTTGAGGACGTTTTTCTCAACATTCTGCAACGGGAAGCCGCATCACAGGGCTCAGCGGCGTCAAACATGACCGATCCAAGTTTCAAGATGAGTCCAGGGAAAGCGACCTCGTCATGGAAACAATTCTTAGCCCTATACAGGAAGCGCTGGACGGTTCTTCCAAGATTCTGGAGCCCATATCTGTTTGCTCTGCTGGTGCCACTAGGCCTAGCGTACCTTGCCGGTGGGCTTCTGAAAGAATACGAACCACCAAGCTGCGACGCCTTGCAAGACACTTCCGCGATGCAGCGCACAATGCTGAAGTGGAATGACTCTTGTACGACTAGTGGAGATGGTTGTGATCAGCTCTTGGTCTCACCGGAGCAAGCGAATGGCACTTTATTCGACCTCTTTACGGCCGGGTATGTGGAGTTTTCCAACATTAGCCTTCGGTCGTATAGCGACTTTGTTTCAGTGCAGAAGTCGCGGAAAGAAACACTTGACCTCATAGCTCGCAACACCACCCGGGCTGGCTATGGCGGCATTTTCACGGGAACGAGTACCGAAGCCCCGACGATTGCTTACCGAACTTTGTCGAGCGGTGAGCAATCTGGTTCCCTGTTACTAGGGATTTGGAGCCAGATGCAGGGTGGCACCGAAATTCGGACGACGCAAGAGCTCATCCCGAAGATGCGCAAG ATTGCTGACTTCAACGGCATAGCCTATATGCTCTTATTCACTCTTCTTCAAGTCCTGTACCCAGCCAGCTTTGTGCTTTATCCCGCTCTGGAGAAAGCACGACAGGTCAGAGCAATGCAATATGCGAACGGAATCAGGCCCGGTCCACTTTGGGCGGCATACACAGCCTTCGACTTGTTATGGATTGCCATTAGCTCTGCGAGCATGTTGCTGATAAGTGCTATTAACGTGACCTTCAACGGTCCCATAGTCATACTTCTTCCCGTTCTATCTCTCTATGGTATGACGGCTACGCTCACTGGCTACGTCATATCCCACTACACGGAGGGGCCCCTGAAGGCCTATCTGGCCACTGTTGGAGTAGGTATGCTTTCTTGGGTTGCCATGGGCTTTGCTGTCAAC CTCGGTGATGCCAATTCAGCAGCCGTTACCTTTGGAGCCAATTTGGTCCTGCCCATTGGCAATGTCTTTCGCTCTCTACTTGTTGGCCTCAATCTCATGGACGCGGGCTGTAGCAGGGGCAACCCTGTCGCAACAAGCTCACTATATGGTTTCGCTGGCCCTTTACTCTACCTCATGATCCAAGTGGCTGCTCTCCTTCTACTTGTCACAGTGGTGGAAATGGGCAGGTCTCGCTCCAGTTTGAGATGGCTCATAAAAAAGAGCGCACCTCAGGTCCAAAGGCCTACCGATATTGAATTAGCGTTCATGCCACTATCTTCTCCAATTATTCTCGAAGATGCTGTTCAAGAGGAAAAAGAGCGTGCTGAGAGCAGCGATCAGGACTCCCTTCGTGTCCTGCACGTCAGCAAATCTTTTGGTACCAATAGAGCTGTCGACGACGTTACCTTTGGCCTTTCAAAGGGACAGGTCATAGCCTTGTTGGGACCGAATGGCGCTGGCAAATCTACATTGGTGAGCATGATCCAAGCAAACGTCGAGACGGATAAAGGGCAAATCACCCTCTGTCAAGAAGACAACAGAAACCTGGCGTCCGGGAGACATCTGGGAG TTTGTCCCCAATTCGACGCGTCCGATCTCATGTCCACGCGTCAACAACTGTCCTTCTATGCGCGTGTAAAAGGAATTTCGGACATTTCAGGAAACGTGAATTACCTTCTGGCACGGCTCGACTTGACATCTCACAGAGACACGCAAGTTTCAAAGTTGTCCGGTGGCAATAAACGGAAGGTCATGCTAGCTATAGCTCTCATGGGCTCTCCTGCCGTCCTAGTGCTTGATGAACCCACCACAGCGATGGATGCCATCGCCAAACGCCAATTTTGGAACATTGTTCAAGACATAGCAGGAGATCAATCGGTGCTTCTCACGGCATGTATAGCCTTTACGCATGGCAGAAAAGATGACAGTGCTGACACGAATATAGACGCACAGCATGGAGGAAGCCGATGCACTCGCCACTCGCACGGTCATCATGGCGCGGCGACTTTTAGCTATTGGTACGACACAAGCGCTTCGTGA